In Castor canadensis chromosome 11, mCasCan1.hap1v2, whole genome shotgun sequence, a single genomic region encodes these proteins:
- the Tnk1 gene encoding non-receptor tyrosine-protein kinase TNK1 isoform X2 — MLPESSSLWLLQLLRDIQLAQFYRPILEELNVTRPEHFDFVRPEDLDGIGMGRPAQRRLAEALKRHRSGVKSKNRVYKILGGFAPEQKETTPPSESPRLPEPDGGLKCLIPEAAMCRGKLLGSGCFGVVHRGLWTLPSGQSVPVAIKSLRVGPGGPVGTELGDFLREVSVMMNLDHPHVLHLHGLVLGQPLQMVMELAPLGSLHARLTASTPTPPLPVALLCLFLKQLAGAMAYLGAQGLVHRDLATRNLLLTTPRTIKVADFGLVRPLGGARGRYVMGGPRPIPYAWCAPESLRQGAFSSASDVWMFGVTLWEMFSRGEEPWAGVPPYLILHRLEKDRARLPRPPLCSRALYSLALRCWAPHPEDRPSFSYLEGLLQEAWPREGRCVRDVTEPGALRMEPGDPITIIEGSPNSTTWKGQNGRTFTVGNFPASAVTVADLGGSSAVRPVHRGPPAQGERCQGNIDRDREKEKPWDLPPARDQRRKAPLQRMKGISKSLESVLSLGPRPTAGGSSPPELRHARAVPRGPPDLPPRPPFTSSSSSQPSQPPRARPLCPKRETPHNHCIGASAASKATTPSGGILPDPEWQRKIIEVELSVHGVTHQECQAALRATGGDVVSAIRNLKVDQLFHLSSRSRADCWRILEHHQWDLSAASRYVLARS; from the exons ATGCTCCCTGAATCCAGCTCTCTCTGGCTACTTCAGCTGCTCCGGGACATCCAGCTGGCCCAGTTTTATCGGCCCATCCTTGAAGAGCTTAATGTCACTCGGCCAGAGCATTTCGACTTTGTAAGGCCTGAGGACCTGGACGGCATTGGCATGGGCCGGCCTG CTCAGCGCAGACTAGCTGAAGCTCTGAAGAGGCACCGTTCAGGGGTCAAGTCTAAGAACCGGGTCTACAAG ATCCTGGGAGGGTTTGCCCCTGAGCAGAAGGAGACTACCCCACCATCAGAGAGCCCTCGCCTCCCTGAGCCAGATGGGGGACTCAAGTGTCTGATCCCAGAGGCTGCTATGTGCAGAGGGAAGCTGTTGGGCTCAGGCTGCTTTGGCGTGGTGCACCGAGGGCTCTGGACCCTGCCTAGTGGCCAGAGT GTCCCAGTGGCTATCAAGTCCCTCCGGGTGGGTCCTGGAGGCCCAGTGGGCACAGAGCTGGGAGACTTCCTGCGAGAGGTGTCGGTTATGATGAACTTGGACCACCCACATGTGCTCCATCTGCATGGCCTGGTATTGGGCCAGCCTCTGCAGATG GTGATGGAACTGGCACCACTGGGCTCCCTACATGCTCGTCTGACAGCCTCAACTCCAACGCCCCCACTTCCTGTGGCCCTGCTCTGCCTCTTTCTGAAGCAGTTGGCAGGGGCCATGGCGTACTTGGGGGCTCAAGGGCTAGTGCACCGGGACCTTGCTACCCGCAACCTGCTGCTGACCACCCCACGCACCATCAAGGTGGCGGACTTTGGACTGGTGCGGCCACTGGGCGGCGCCCGGGGACGCTATGTAATGGGCGGGCCCCGCCCCATCCCCTATGCCTG GTGTGCCCCAGAGAGCCTGCGCCAGGGAGCCTTCTCATCTGCCTCCGATGTGTGGATGTTTGGGGTGACACTGTGGGAGATGTTCTCCAGAGGCGAGGAACCCTGGGCTGGCGTCCCACCATACCTCATCCTGCATCGGCTGGAGAAGGACCGAGCCCGGCTGCCAAGGCCACCCCTTTGCTCTAGAGCCCTCTACTCCCTCGCCTTGCGTTGCTGGGCCCCCCACCCTGAGGACCGGCCTAGCTTTTCCTACCTGGAAGGGCTGCTCCAAGAG GCCTGGCCTCGTGAGGGACGCTGTGTAAGGGACGTCACAGAGCCAGGTGCTTTGCGGATGGAGCCTGGTGACCCCATCACCATCATCGAGGGCAG CCCGAACTCCACAACCTGGAAGGGCCAGAATGGCCGCACCTTCACAGTGGGCAACTTCCCAGCATCAGCAGTGACAGTGGCAGATTTAGGGGGCTCATCAGCTGTCCGTCCAGTCCATAGAGGCCCCCCAGCCCAGGGAGAGCGATGCCAAGGAAACATAGATAG ggacagagagaaggaaaagcctTGGGATCTACCTCCAGCACGGGACCAGAGAAGGAAGGCACCCCTGCAGAGGATGAAAG GAATTTCCAAGAGTCTGGAGTCAGTTCTATCCTTGGGTCCTCGCCCCACAGCGGGTGGTTCAAGCCCCCCAGAACTTCGACATGCCAGAGCTGTGCCCCGGGGACCTCCAGACCTGCCTCCACGCCCTCCTTTTACCTCCAGCTCTTCTTCTCAGCCCAGCCAGCCCCCCAGAGCACGACCTCTCTGCCCCAAAAGAGAAACTCCACACAATCATTGCATTGGAGCATCTGCAGCCAGTAAAGCCACCACCCCCTCTGGAGGCATCTTGCCTGACCCTGAGTGGCAGAGGAAGATTATAGAG GTGGAGCTGAGTGTGCATGGAGTCACCCACCAGGAGTGCCAAGCAGCACTCAGAGCCACTGGAGGAGATGTGGTTTCCGCCATCAGGAACCTCAAG GTGGACCAGCTCTTCCACCTGAGTAGCCGGTCCAGAGCCGACTGCTGGCGCATACTGGAGCATCACCAGTGGGACCTCTCAGCAGCTAGTCGCTATGTCCTGGCACGGTCCTGA
- the Tnk1 gene encoding non-receptor tyrosine-protein kinase TNK1 isoform X1: protein MLPESSSLWLLQLLRDIQLAQFYRPILEELNVTRPEHFDFVRPEDLDGIGMGRPAQRRLAEALKRHRSGVKSKNRVYKILGGFAPEQKETTPPSESPRLPEPDGGLKCLIPEAAMCRGKLLGSGCFGVVHRGLWTLPSGQSVPVAIKSLRVGPGGPVGTELGDFLREVSVMMNLDHPHVLHLHGLVLGQPLQMVMELAPLGSLHARLTASTPTPPLPVALLCLFLKQLAGAMAYLGAQGLVHRDLATRNLLLTTPRTIKVADFGLVRPLGGARGRYVMGGPRPIPYAWCAPESLRQGAFSSASDVWMFGVTLWEMFSRGEEPWAGVPPYLILHRLEKDRARLPRPPLCSRALYSLALRCWAPHPEDRPSFSYLEGLLQEAWPREGRCVRDVTEPGALRMEPGDPITIIEGSPNSTTWKGQNGRTFTVGNFPASAVTVADLGGSSAVRPVHRGPPAQGERCQGNIDRDREKEKPWDLPPARDQRRKAPLQRMKGISKSLESVLSLGPRPTAGGSSPPELRHARAVPRGPPDLPPRPPFTSSSSSQPSQPPRARPLCPKRETPHNHCIGASAASKATTPSGGILPDPEWQRKIIEVELSVHGVTHQECQAALRATGGDVVSAIRNLKVKARPSSVLPSLPLCCLQSAPSLLLPQVDQLFHLSSRSRADCWRILEHHQWDLSAASRYVLARS from the exons ATGCTCCCTGAATCCAGCTCTCTCTGGCTACTTCAGCTGCTCCGGGACATCCAGCTGGCCCAGTTTTATCGGCCCATCCTTGAAGAGCTTAATGTCACTCGGCCAGAGCATTTCGACTTTGTAAGGCCTGAGGACCTGGACGGCATTGGCATGGGCCGGCCTG CTCAGCGCAGACTAGCTGAAGCTCTGAAGAGGCACCGTTCAGGGGTCAAGTCTAAGAACCGGGTCTACAAG ATCCTGGGAGGGTTTGCCCCTGAGCAGAAGGAGACTACCCCACCATCAGAGAGCCCTCGCCTCCCTGAGCCAGATGGGGGACTCAAGTGTCTGATCCCAGAGGCTGCTATGTGCAGAGGGAAGCTGTTGGGCTCAGGCTGCTTTGGCGTGGTGCACCGAGGGCTCTGGACCCTGCCTAGTGGCCAGAGT GTCCCAGTGGCTATCAAGTCCCTCCGGGTGGGTCCTGGAGGCCCAGTGGGCACAGAGCTGGGAGACTTCCTGCGAGAGGTGTCGGTTATGATGAACTTGGACCACCCACATGTGCTCCATCTGCATGGCCTGGTATTGGGCCAGCCTCTGCAGATG GTGATGGAACTGGCACCACTGGGCTCCCTACATGCTCGTCTGACAGCCTCAACTCCAACGCCCCCACTTCCTGTGGCCCTGCTCTGCCTCTTTCTGAAGCAGTTGGCAGGGGCCATGGCGTACTTGGGGGCTCAAGGGCTAGTGCACCGGGACCTTGCTACCCGCAACCTGCTGCTGACCACCCCACGCACCATCAAGGTGGCGGACTTTGGACTGGTGCGGCCACTGGGCGGCGCCCGGGGACGCTATGTAATGGGCGGGCCCCGCCCCATCCCCTATGCCTG GTGTGCCCCAGAGAGCCTGCGCCAGGGAGCCTTCTCATCTGCCTCCGATGTGTGGATGTTTGGGGTGACACTGTGGGAGATGTTCTCCAGAGGCGAGGAACCCTGGGCTGGCGTCCCACCATACCTCATCCTGCATCGGCTGGAGAAGGACCGAGCCCGGCTGCCAAGGCCACCCCTTTGCTCTAGAGCCCTCTACTCCCTCGCCTTGCGTTGCTGGGCCCCCCACCCTGAGGACCGGCCTAGCTTTTCCTACCTGGAAGGGCTGCTCCAAGAG GCCTGGCCTCGTGAGGGACGCTGTGTAAGGGACGTCACAGAGCCAGGTGCTTTGCGGATGGAGCCTGGTGACCCCATCACCATCATCGAGGGCAG CCCGAACTCCACAACCTGGAAGGGCCAGAATGGCCGCACCTTCACAGTGGGCAACTTCCCAGCATCAGCAGTGACAGTGGCAGATTTAGGGGGCTCATCAGCTGTCCGTCCAGTCCATAGAGGCCCCCCAGCCCAGGGAGAGCGATGCCAAGGAAACATAGATAG ggacagagagaaggaaaagcctTGGGATCTACCTCCAGCACGGGACCAGAGAAGGAAGGCACCCCTGCAGAGGATGAAAG GAATTTCCAAGAGTCTGGAGTCAGTTCTATCCTTGGGTCCTCGCCCCACAGCGGGTGGTTCAAGCCCCCCAGAACTTCGACATGCCAGAGCTGTGCCCCGGGGACCTCCAGACCTGCCTCCACGCCCTCCTTTTACCTCCAGCTCTTCTTCTCAGCCCAGCCAGCCCCCCAGAGCACGACCTCTCTGCCCCAAAAGAGAAACTCCACACAATCATTGCATTGGAGCATCTGCAGCCAGTAAAGCCACCACCCCCTCTGGAGGCATCTTGCCTGACCCTGAGTGGCAGAGGAAGATTATAGAG GTGGAGCTGAGTGTGCATGGAGTCACCCACCAGGAGTGCCAAGCAGCACTCAGAGCCACTGGAGGAGATGTGGTTTCCGCCATCAGGAACCTCAAGGTAAAAGCTCGACCTTCTTCTGTGCTTCCCTCTCTCCCACTCTGCTGCTTACAGtcagctccctccctcctgctcccacaGGTGGACCAGCTCTTCCACCTGAGTAGCCGGTCCAGAGCCGACTGCTGGCGCATACTGGAGCATCACCAGTGGGACCTCTCAGCAGCTAGTCGCTATGTCCTGGCACGGTCCTGA